One Solanum pennellii chromosome 9, SPENNV200 DNA segment encodes these proteins:
- the LOC107029144 gene encoding probable sodium/metabolite cotransporter BASS3, chloroplastic: MSTTPFLSVKYPKPFLSIPNSIFHSKSTFSIRYPVLKGFNGCAVACLTSSPLTGRVGLQRREGNLSLLSFGANPKSFYVAEDDEKVDYSQALSALLPFVVALTAVAALSHPSTFTWVSKELYAPALGGIMLSIGIKLSIDDFALAIKRPFPLSVGFVAQYVLKPALGLLVAQAFGMPTTFYAGFVLMSCVAGAQLSSYASFLSKSDVAFSILLTSSSTIASVLVTPLLTGLLIGSVVPVDAVAMAKSILQVVLLPVALGLVLNTYAKPVVSVIQPVMPFVAMICTSLCIGSPLAINRAQILSAEGAKLIAPVLTFHGMAFALGYWLSKLPILRFEEEVCRTISLCTGMQSSTLAGLLATQFLGSSQAVPPACSVVAMAIMGLCLASFWGSGYRIRDIPSILFPSNASTIKPSL; encoded by the exons ATGTCAACAACTCCATTTTTATCCGTCAAGTACCCAAAACCTTTTCTTTCTATCCCTAATTCAATTTTCCATAGTAAGAGTACTTTTTCTATAAGGTATCCAGTTCTAAAAGGGTTTAATGGATGCGCTGTTGCATGTTTGACTTCGTCTCCGTTAACTGGGAGAGTGGGTTTGCAGAGACGGGAAGGCAACTTGTCGTTACTTTCGTTTGGTGCTAATCCGAAAAGCTTTTATGTAGCAGAAGATGATGAAAAGGTGGATTATTCACAAGCACTTTCTGCATTGCTTCCTTTTGTTGTGGCCCTCACTGCTGTTGCTGCTCTTTCTCACCCTTCAACTTTCACATG GGTTTCTAAAGAATTGTATGCTCCTGCACTTGGAGGAATCATGTTATCAATTGGTATTAAACTTTCTATTGATGATTTTGCTCTTGCGATTAAAAG ACCTTTTCCCTTATCAGTTGGATTCGTTGCTCAATATGTCCTGAAGCCAGCTCTTGGTTTGTTGGTAGCACAGGCATTTGGAATGCCTACAACGTTCTACGCTGGTTTTGTCCTTATGTCTTGTGTTGCAGGGGCTCAATTATCAAGTTACGCCAGCTTCTTGAGCAAAAGTGATGTGGCATTCAGTATTCTCTTGACCAGTTCAAGTACTATTGCTTCAGTTCTTGTTACTCCACTTTTAACTGGCCTTCTTATTGGTTCAGTCGTTCCAGTTGATGCAGTTGCAATGGCAAAGTCAATCTTGCAG GTTGTTCTTCTCCCCGTCGCTCTTGGCTTAGTGCTGAACACCTATGCAAAACCAGTAGTATCTGTTATTCAACCTGTGATGCCATTTGTTGCCATGATTTGTACTTCACTGTGTATTGGCAGCCCTCTTGCAATCAATCGCGCTCAGATTCTTTCTGCTGAGGGTGCAAAATTGATCGCTCCCGTACTGACATTTCATGGAATGGCATTTGCGTTGGGATATTGGCTCTCAAAACTTCCAATTTTAAG GTTTGAAGAAGAAGTGTGCAGGACAATTTCTTTATGCACAGGAATGCAGAGCTCTACACTGGCGGGGTTACTTGCAACTCAATTCCTTGGAAGCAGTCAAGCGGTACCACCTGCATGTTCTGTTGTTGCAATGGCTATAATGGGCCTTTGTCTTGCCTCATTTTGGGGCAGTGGATACCGGATCAGGGACATTCCATCCATTCTGTTTCCATCAAATGCTTCGACTATCAAGCCTTCACTGTAA